In Bombus fervidus isolate BK054 chromosome 13, iyBomFerv1, whole genome shotgun sequence, a single genomic region encodes these proteins:
- the Agt gene encoding O-6-alkylguanine-DNA alkyltransferase — translation MVRSQSMTPQEYKEKHENFNIIHGFHATPFGDCLIGITNTNKAIVHLAFVDKNNEEALNELKNDWPLSKLVEDTSNETNKIIEKIFSRCVTVDDSTSVLMKGTQFQIKVWEALMLIPHGTTVTYEQVACNIDKPKAVRAVGNAVMKNNIGYLVPCHRVVGKSGSNKYKWGTKRKENILLYERDHVDT, via the coding sequence atGGTTCGGTCTCAAAGTATGACACCACAAGAGTATAAAGAAAagcatgaaaattttaatataatccaTGGTTTTCATGCTACACCTTTTGGGGATTGCTTAATTGGCATTACCAACACTAATAAGGCAATTGTGCATTTGGCTtttgttgataaaaataatgaagaaGCTTTGAATGAATTAAAGAACGATTGGCCTCTTTCAAAATTGGTCGAAGATACCTCGAacgaaacaaacaaaattatagaaaaaatctTTTCTCGATGTGTAACTGTGGATGATTCTACTTCTGTTCTCATGAAGGGTACACAGTTCCAAATAAAAGTTTGGGAAGCCTTGATGCTTATTCCACATGGTACAACTGTTACTTACGAACAAGTTGCGTGTAATATAGATAAACCAAAAGCTGTACGAGCTGTTGGAAATGCGgtcatgaaaaataatattggttATTTGGTGCCATGCCATCGCGTAGTAGGTAAATCTGGtagtaacaaatataaatggGGAACGAAgcgtaaagaaaatattctcttGTATGAGCGTGATCACGTAGACACTTAA
- the Setx gene encoding probable helicase senataxin, which yields MSADNYYRFILERINTSDTIVLDQPGHTYTCGRGKENEIICLGLTVSRRHCMFFHSKNELYVTDLKSANGIFINEVAQKPFQTTKLYSNDVIGIGCPTAAAAIGNSDLYVYKLRSIGPQLLEDGHSVSTLSETTIVNNVNIVNDKSNKVDKRKREDTNTSLEVASKIPKLKDENYILEKNYLQEKDKEKNENDIEIVHISLNNNSSNGKNKNCDKLNAKEYMDANMPTSSNQTNNTRTESSMDELINYQDLRSNMIIGNTKKDIKKGEISLNKSTEKVNANMLQEIDTYTGNNLIYTKDVQNTVNNLRNLESKNTIKDSRIRVKSNLEIRNYNSKHNRKNNSETNTVNEIEKPNTIDKTNQFKNNEEGNLLATLPSNFMCNEYGIIKFEDVLQLTDTDENAILNSSNTSFVPVGSPIKLKKVEQQPKTKFSEDDVINLSDSEDDIFPCSQLFDIGYGMNTTMKDEVKEEQPTEVESERFGIDDVDFVISITDSEDEEDKNWFHRLSRSQIFSENDEIDLKNKNDVKKEDININVNTKEPIVSEFELIRTNEELPNELVPRATIGEEKEAENSSLQDIDNLNKVFSPENTLLKQFTSATSDTKKHSKSPKNQSLLPVQKEAGNYIHPLSNIKIDTITSTKSKRSVEKKVPQIEPPHLPTSRRRKNVSNKDKQSPEKSDKSVRSEKSENPSKPRLSAKEKKEQQEKLKLEQYMHAKEQKNRKVLHKWAGCLPPSTKKLNTLSKEEKKALADNRRLKLKKIAEENRVSLEGNQEKKRIVSKPKAKVTTKSRNDFLVEETIAASREETASEESKASSSRSTTAKRTSSNAKTIDSTKRKNVSKEIAMDVQYKLTLNDISNLGKIPKKSNSTKIKINTIEAETALKDLSLEKRTEKTIKSKDTAVSGKPSLESCKTVEKGPSVPLKSNIKSPVLKPNLKKRVSFSTEIQTVREYEIDESNVLKKLTGKDAPIRREKVNTMNQFLCRILCWKPVWLEEQLYLNQDPPVIQSQELNPTLTHYRSYDEYYNTISSLLLLEIWHNITNKFQSIEDIHRRPTFMCSIVENSIQTNEEPNNILLTTLMVEVLATKDDMQRQIHPKYGDLVFFEYVQNHENSQKSKDFRKVFAYVTKVYTTVLTPLTHFNRDLQNYVKNAHTLLTYTVITKYLDKNILVNRVQRLRAAFYLRPNLRMVQALQFLPKSPLVNLILCPRIEMYKLPTVSELETLITGDKLNEKQMEAVSKITKAVIQKDTKLCFIQGPPGTGKSKVIVNIVTQILYGNNRYTNNGSSFTMLVCAPSNAAIDDIVLRLLQIRTMIKKQAKIKPFRMVRIGQLQMMHSKVKDISVTELAKREIKKTCKSNTAPSDSIESEKSFLQSRINALQCKLNSNNLDKTHKEHVRMKLADMSAKYELLKNHTSSNEVNDRSRESIRLQRTAEHRILEFADIITCTLSSCYTSQMEYIFGVNKKKISVCIVDEATQSCEAETLIPLMLGIDTLVLVGDHNQLPATVLSTRAKKYGLDQSIFSRVQSAFDLQPSNPIIMLDTQYRMQPDISSWPNKFFYGCKLKNAVESNDKFPFHSYRILNLITNQNHDNSNNEEADFVANIIYCMLNFANLDNWQSCISCGILTPYNNQRNMILTKVNAKISSLPENVKRKIKYIVDTVDHFQGQECDVIILSCVRSEKIGFLSDRQRLCVALTRAKHSLIICGNFNIFMRYPMWNSLIADAKARKVFFNVNPNANSHEIKSYVIKRVMK from the exons atgagtGCCGATAACTACTACCGATTTATATTGGAACGTATTAATACTTCGGATACAATTGTATTAGATCAACCAGGACATACA TATACTTGTGGTAGAGGCAAGgagaatgaaataatatgCCTTGGTTTGACAGTATCTAGGCGCCATTGTATGTTTTTCCATAgcaaaaatgaattatatgtTACAGATTTAaag agCGCAaatggtatatttataaatgaagtAGCTCAAAAGCCCTTTCAGACAACTAAATTATATTCGAATGATGTTATTGGCATTGGATGTCCCACTGCTGCAGCTGCAATTGGAAACAGTGATCTATATGTGTATAAATTACGTTCAATTGGG cCACAACTTCTGGAAGATGGTCACAGTGTTAGTACACTTTCAGAAACTACTAtagtaaataatgtaaatatagttAATGATAAGTCTAACAAAGTAGATAAACGTAAAAGAGAAGACACGAATACCAGCTTGGAAGTGGCAAGTAAAATTCCCAAGTTGaaagatgaaaattatatcttagaaaaaaattatctgCAAG aaaaggataaagagaaaaatgaaaatgatattgaaatagttcatatttcattaaataacaattcatcaaatggaaaaaataaaaattgtgataAATTAAATGCAAAGGAATATATGGATGCCAACATGCCTACATCAAGTAATCAGACAAACAATACAAGAACAGAATCATCAATggatgaattaataaattatcagGATCTGAGATCAAATATGATAATAGGCAAcacaaaaaaagatattaaaaaagggGAAATTTCTCTCAATAAGAGTACAGAGAAAGTAAATGCAAATATGTTACAAGAGATTGATACTTATActggaaataatttaatatatactaAAGATGTACAGAATACAGTAAATAATTTACGTAATCTTGAATCTAAAAATACAATCAAGGACAGTAGAATAAGAGTAAAATCTAATTTAGAAATCAGGAATTACAACTCAAAAcacaatagaaaaaataatagtgAAACAAATACTGtgaatgaaatagaaaaaccAAATACAATCGATAAAACCaatcaatttaaaaacaatGAGGAAGGAAATTTACTCGCAACACTTCCTTCAAATTTCATGTGTAACGAGTATGGTAtcataaaatttgaagatgtaTTGCAATTAACCGATACTGATGAAAATGCTATTTTAAATTCCTCGAATACAAGTTTCGTTCCAGTCGGATCTCCAATAAAACTAAAGAAAGTGGAACAACAaccaaaaacaaaattttcagaGGACGATGTTATAAACTTAAGCGACAGTGAGGATGATATTTTTCCGTGCTCCCAATTGTTTGATATTGGCTATGGTATGAACACAACCATGAAAGATGAGGTAAAAGAGGAACAACCTACAGAAGTAGAAAGTGAGAGATTTGGTATAGATGATGTggattttgttatttcaataACAGATAGtgaagatgaagaagataAGAATTGGTTTCACAGATTATCCCGAAGTCAAATATTCAGTGAAAACGATGAAATTgatctgaaaaataaaaatgatgtaaaaaaagaagatataaatataaatgtcaATACTAAGGAACCAATTGTAAGCGAGTTTGAATTAATCAGAACTAATGAAGAGCTACCAAATGAGTTAGTTCCTAGAGCAACCATaggcgaagaaaaagaagcagaGAACTCGTCGTTGCAGGATatagacaatttaaataaagtattttcACCAGAAAATACTTTACTTAAACAATTCACGAGCGCTACTAGCGATACTAAAAAACATTCTAAGTCTCCTAAAAATCAGAGTTTGCTACCAGTGCAAAAAGAGGCAGGAAATTATATTCATCCCTtgagtaatattaaaatagacaCTATTACATCCACCAAGAGTAAAAGGTCGGTTGAGAAAAAGGTGCCTCAAATCGAACCTCCACACTTACCTACCTCCAGAAgacgaaaaaatgtttctaatAAAGATAAACAAAGCCCGGAAAAGTCTGATAAATCTGTAAGAtctgaaaaatctgaaaatccTTCGAAACCGCGATTAAGTgctaaagaaaagaaagaacaacAAGAAAAGTTGAAGTTAGAGCAATATATGCATGCAAAGGAGCAAAAGAATCGTAAAGTACTTCATAAATGGGCCGGTTGTCTTCCCCCTAgtacaaagaaattaaatactctttctaaggaagagaagaaagcaTTGGCAGATAATAGAAGgttaaaattgaagaaaattgcCGAAGAAAACCGAGTATCTTTAGAAGGTAATCaagaaaagaaacgtattGTTTCTAAACCAAAAGCGAAAGTAACAACAAAGTCCCGAAACGATTTCCTTGTTGAGGAGACGATCGCTGCATCTAGAGAGGAAACTGCATCAGAGGAGTCTAAAGCTTCGTCTAGTCGATCCACAACAGCAAAGAGAACTTCTTCAAATGCAAAAACGATTGATTCAACAAAACGTAAAAATGTCTCTAAAGAAATAGCAATGGATGTACAGTATAAATTAACTCTTAATGATATTTCGAATTTGGGAAAAATTCCTAAAAAATCTAATAgtactaaaataaaaataaataccatAGAAGCAGAAACAGCATTAAAAGATCTTTCATTGGAAAAAAGAACAGAGAAAACAATTAAATCAAAAGATACTGCAGTAAGTGGTAAACCAAGCTTAGAATCTTGTAAGACAGTAGAAAAGGGACCTTCTGTACCTCTTAAGTCAAATATTAAATCACCAGTTTTAAAACCGAATTTAAAGAAACGAGTGTCTTTTTCTACAGAGATTCAAACTGTTCGTGAATATGAAATTGATGAATCGAACGTTTTAAAAAAACTGACAGGAAAAGATGCTCCTATACGTCGAGAAAAGGTCAATACAATGAACCAATTCTTATGCCGCATCTTATGCTGGAAACCAGTATGGTTGGAAGAACAGCTATATTTGAATCAAGATCCACCTGTTATTCAGTCTCAAGAACTTAACCCTACCTTAACTCATTATAGATCGTAtgatgaatattataatactataaGTTCGCTTTTGTTGCTGGAAATTTGGCATAATATCACAAACAAATTTCAGAGCATAGAGGATATACACAGACGGCCCACATTCATGTGCTCTATAGTTGAAAACTCTATTCAGACGAATGAAGAGCCAAATAATATACTTCTTACAACGTTGATGGTGGAAGTATTAGCCACAAAGGACGATATGCAAAGACAAATTCATCCCAAGTATGGGGACCTTGTATTTTTTGAGTATGTTCAAAATCACGAAAACtcacaaaaatcaaaagatttTCGTAAAGTGTTCGCATATGTTACTAAGGTATACACAACAGTATTAACGCCTCTGACACATTTTAACAGagatttacaaaattacgtaAAAAATGCTCATACATTGTTGACATATACTGTGATAACAAAATAcctcgataaaaatattctagtGAATCGAGTTCAACGATTAAGAGCTGCGTTTTATTTACGTCCTAATTTACGAATGGTACAAGCATTGCAATTTCTCCCTAAGTCACCATTAGTAAACTTAATCTTATGTCCAAGAATCGAGATGTATAAGTTGCCAACTGTTTCTGAATTAGAGACATTGATCACGGGAGATAAATTAAATGAGAAACAGATGGAAGCTGTAAGTAAAATAACCAAAGCAGTAATCCAAAAAGATACCAAATTGTGTTTTATTCAAGGACCACCTGGAACTGGAAAATCAAaagttattgtaaatatagttACTCAAATTTTGTATGGAAATAACAGATATACAAACAATGGAAGTTCTTTTACGATGTTAGTTTGTGCTCCATCAAATGCAGCCATTGATGACATTGTCTTAAGATTATTACAAATTAGGACCATGATAAAAAAGCAGGCAAAGATAAAACCATTCAGGATGGTTCGTATTGGGCAATTACAAATGATGCATTCAAAAGTGAAAGATATTTCTGTTACTGAATTGGCGaaacgagaaattaaaaaaacatgCAAGTCGAACACTGCTCCATCCGATAGTATAGAAagtgaaaaatcatttttacaaTCTAGGATTAATGCCCTTCAATGTAAGCTAAACTCAAATAATTTGGATAAAACTCATAAAGAACATGTTAGGATGAAATTGGCAGATATGTCTGCAAAATACGAGTTACTAAAGAATCATACGTCATCGAACGAAGTAAATGATAGAAGCAGAGAAAGCATTAGATTGCAGCGTACAGCAGAACACAGAATTCTTGAATTTGCAGACATAATAACCTGCACCCTCTCATCCTGTTATACTAGTCAAATGGAATATATTTTTGGtgttaataagaaaaagatatcTGTGTGTATTGTGGATGAAGCTACTCAAAGTTGCGAGGCAGAAACCTTGATACCATTAATGTTAGGAATAGATACATTGGTTTTAGTTGGTGATCATAATCAATTACCAGCTACTGTTCTGAGTACACGGGCAAAGAAATATGGGTTGGATCAATCGATCTTTTCTCGAGTGCAAAGCGCCTTTGATTTACAACCAAGTAATCCCATAATTATGCTAGACACTCAATATCGAATGCAACCTGATATTTCCTCTTGGCCAAATAAGTTCTTCTATggttgtaaattaaaaaatgcagtAGAAAGCAATGATAAATTTCCATTCCATTCAtatcgaattttaaatttgattaCAAATCAGAATCATGATAACTCGAACAACGAAGAAGCAGATTTTGTagctaatattatttattgtatgcTAAACTTTGCCAATTTGGATAATTGGCAATCATGCATTTCGTGTGGAATTCTTACACCATATAATAATCAAAGAAATATGATATTGACTAAAGTTAATGCAAA AATATCTTCATTGCCAGAGAATgttaagagaaaaataaaatatattgtggACACTGTAGATCATTTTCAAGGTCAAGAATGTGATGTGATAATTTTGTCATGTGTACGGAGTGAGAAGATTGGCTTTCTATCAGATAGACAAAGACTTTGTGTTGCACTTACAAGAGCAAAACACAGCCTGATAATATGTGGTAACTTCAACATTTTCATG AGGTATCCAATGTGGAATTCGTTAATAGCAGACGCGAAAGCGcgtaaagtattttttaatgttaatcCCAACGCAAATTCTCATGAAATCAAATCTTACGTAATTAAACGTGTAATGAAATAA